The genomic DNA AACTATCAGCAATATAACTCATTTTCCCTCGCCCAAAGACAGAATTTGATTGCGGAGACTAAACAGTTTTTGTACGAAATTCGCCGCCAACAATTGACTACTCCCCCTATCAAGGAAAAAGAGAAAACCAGCAAATCTACGATCGAGCATCTGACGCTGCAAACAACCCTAGAAGCCTGGCAAGGACCAAGGGGCAAAAGATGGCAGAAATTGGGACTGCAAACGATCGGGGATGTTCTCCACTATTACCCCCGTGACCATGTAGACTATGCTAAACAAATTCCCATTAGGGAACTGCAAGAGAATGAGACTGTAACTATCATTGGACAAATTCGGCGGTTTTCCTGTTTTACTAGTCCCAAAAATCCCCATCTGACAATTATGGAAGTGCTAGTCAGAGATAGCACGGGACAAATCAAATTACAACGCTTTTGGACAGGGAAACGCTACACCACGCAGGCATGGCAAGGTCAACTACGGAAAATGTACCCGATCGGGGCAACCATAGCAGCGGCAGGGGTAGTGAAAAAGGGGAAATATGGCTTAAGTTTGGAAGACTTTGAGGTGGAGATTTTAGACCACAGTAATGACCAAATTGAGTCTGAGCGTGTCGGTCGCCTCGTGCCTGTGTACTCTCTGACAGAGGGCATCACTCCTGCCCAAATTCGTCAATTAGTGATTGAGTGCCTACCGCTAGCTGACCAAATTGTTGACCCCCTGCCACTACAATTGAGGGAGCAATATCAACTTCTATCCCTACAAAATGCCATCAAGTTTATTCATTACCCCCCCGATCGGGAGAAACTGGAATTAGCTATCTATCGCCTCACGTTTGACAAATATTTCTTCCGTCGTTTGATTGCTCTCTATCGTCAACAACAGCAGACATCCCCCGCCCTCGTTGCCACAGGTCAACTAATTGCTCAATTCGATAGGATTATTCCCTTCCCACTGACCAATGCCCAGAAACGGGTTATTCAAGAAATCCACCAAGACCTGCAAAAAACTAAACCGATGAATCGGTTGGTGCAGGGAGATGTCGGCTCCGGCAAAACGATCGTGGCAGTCTACGCTATTTTGCTGGCGATCGAAACCGGTTGGCAGACGGCCTTAATGGCTCCGACGGAAGTCCTAGTAGAACAACATTACCGTAAGATTGTGCCTTGGTTTTCCCAGCTAGCTTTACCAGTGGAGTTGTTGACTAGTTCTACCAAAGCTAGTAAAAGAAAAGAGATTTTACGCCAACTCAGCACGGGAGAGCTGCCTTTAGTTATTGGTACCCATGCCCTCATCCAGGAAGATGTAGAATTTCAACGGTTGGGCTTAGTCATTATCGATGAACAACATCGTTTTGGTACTGACCAACGCCTGAAATTGGTGAAAAAGGGGGAGAGTCCCCATGTTATGATTATGACAGCTACACCTATCCCCCGCACTCTTTATCTCACTAACTCCGAAATTGATGTCAGTATCATTGACGAACTCCCCCCAGGCAGAAAACCAATTCAAACTGTCCTCATTCGTCCTAGTCAGCGCCGTTATGCCTATGATCTAATTAAAAGGGAAGTAGTGCAAGGCAGACAGTGCTATGTTGTTTTACCCTTGGTAGCCGAATCGGAAAAGTTAGAAGATGTGAAAGCGGCTGTACAAGAGTGGGAAAGGTTGCAGGAACAAATATTTCCTAATTTTCGTGTCGGTCTTCTCCACGGACAAATGACAGCGGCGGAAAAAGATAAAGCTATTACTGATTTCCGTGACCATAAAACGGATATTCTGGTCGCCACAACAGTAGTAGAAGTGGGGGTAGATGTCCCCAATGCCTCAGTGATGTTGATTGAACATAGCGATCGGTTTGGTCTGGCTCAGTTACATCAGTTAAGGGGTAGAGTAGGCAGGGGTGCAGACCAGGCTTACTGTCTTTTGTGCACGGATACTAATTCTGAGGTGGCCCTAGCAAGGTTGCAGGTTTTAGTCCAATCCCAGGACGGTTTTTACATCGCGGAAAGGGATTACGAAATGCGGGGCAAAGGAAAGGACGAAGGGAAAGAACAGTCTGGTCATTCTGGGTTCACGATCGATGACCGCATTAAAGACTCTACCCTCCGTCAACAGATTTATGTTCGCAGTCGGGAAGCAGCACAACTGGTCTTGCAAACAGACCCTACCCTTGCTTCCTTCCCTGCCCTCAAGCAGGCGTTTGCCTACCATTACGATCGGTTGCAGGGGGGAGCCATTTTCACGTAACTTCTTGTACCTGGTCTTTGCGCAGCCAGATGGGGGGTGTGGGCACCTGTCCAAACAGAATTTGTACGTAATCGCCCCGCAGTTCGATAATTTCCCCATCCGTCTCAAAAATATAGCTGGGGAAACGGGGGTCATTTGCCTGCTCTTCCAGACTACCCGCCAACTTTTCCCGCACTGCCCGTACTTTTGTGCCTTTTTTGATCGCCATATGCCATATCTTCCAAATCTCTATTCATTGTATCGACTGCGCAGGCTAAAATGCCTTCAGTTTTCGGCTCTCTTGTTATGCGTCTGCTCTCCCTCTTGCTGTTTGTCATTATGGTCATCAGTATTGTGTCCTGTGGCGAAACTAGAGTCTCCCAGTGCAACCGCCTCAACCAAGTGGTAAATAAAATCAGTGCTCTGCCTGCTCCCAAGGATGGACAGGGGTGGATTCAGTTAGCCAGCCAGATGGAAGCGATCGGGGCGGAACTCCGCGGACTAAAGCTGCAAGACCCTGTACTGGTGGACGGACAACAGAAGTTGGTGGCATTGACTACAGAAGCCGCTCGATCGGCAGCGGAACTAGGACGCGCTATCCAGACGCAAAATAACTCCGCCCGCAACCAAGCCATCGCTAAAATAGAACAGTTACGCCAAAAAGAAGCACCGATCGTCAATGCCATCAATCAACATTGCAGTAGCCAAGCGCGCACAACTTACCCAAGAATCGCAAATTCGCGAAGCCTCTCGATATTGTGACCAATTTGGTGCGATCAATTTAGCCCAAGGCTTGCCGGACTTTCCTGCCCCTGAAATGCTCAAGCAGGCAGCAGTGCAAGCTATCTTAGCTGACCACAATCAATACTGTGATCCCTGGGGTTTAGCAGATTTACGCCAAGCAATCGCCCAGAAAATGCTCAGAGAACAGCATATAGGGGTTGACCCCGATCGGGAAGTGACAGTCTGCTGTGGCGCAACGGAAGGGTTGAATTTAGCCTTGCTAAGTCTGATTGATCCAGGCGATCGGGTGTTGTTATTTGAACCGTTTTATGAAAACTATCTACCCAATTTGATTACCTGTGGCGGCATACCTGAGTTTGTATTACTGCAACCACCCCATTGGCAGATTGATGAGACAATTTTGCAACAGGTCTTCAGCAAAGGTATCAAAGCAGTAATTCTCAACACTCCTGCCAATCCCACGGGTAAAGTATGGCGCTATGAGGAATTGGAACTCCTGGCGCGCTATTGCCTAGCATACGACGTTTATGTGATTACTGATGAGATTTATGAGTACATCATCTACGACGGCAAACATATTTCCATGATCACTGTGCCAGGCATGCGGGAACGGACAATCCTCGTCGGTGGTTTTTCCAAGACTTTTTGCGTCACAGGTTGGCGGCTCGGTTACACAATCGCTTGTCCAGCTCTTACCGCTGCTATGCGCAAACTCCATGACTTCTTGACTATCTGCGCTCCTTCTCCCCTCCAGGTAGCTGCTCTAACCGCTATGCAATTTGGCTCTGATTATTTTGTCCATCTGGGCAAAGAATACCAACACAAACGGGATTTGCTTTTCCCTGCTCTCACAGAGGTTGGCTTAAGACCCTTCCTACCCCAGGGGGCTTATTATATTTGGGCGGATGCCACTGCTATTGCTCCTGATGGTGAGAAGGCTGCCCGCTATCTGGCAGAATATGCCCGTATTGCTGCTGTGCCTGGGAAGTGCTTTTCTAACCCCGATCGGTCGGTAGTTCCCTACATTCGTTTCTGCTTTGCTAAAAAAGACAGTACCTTAGTAACTGCTGTCCAGAA from Pseudanabaenaceae cyanobacterium SKYG29 includes the following:
- the recG gene encoding ATP-dependent DNA helicase RecG → MLARDIIKLQEALEVESRYGCRNLRGKTAYFADFLSNSLIEHFADREQALKLARNYQQYNSFSLAQRQNLIAETKQFLYEIRRQQLTTPPIKEKEKTSKSTIEHLTLQTTLEAWQGPRGKRWQKLGLQTIGDVLHYYPRDHVDYAKQIPIRELQENETVTIIGQIRRFSCFTSPKNPHLTIMEVLVRDSTGQIKLQRFWTGKRYTTQAWQGQLRKMYPIGATIAAAGVVKKGKYGLSLEDFEVEILDHSNDQIESERVGRLVPVYSLTEGITPAQIRQLVIECLPLADQIVDPLPLQLREQYQLLSLQNAIKFIHYPPDREKLELAIYRLTFDKYFFRRLIALYRQQQQTSPALVATGQLIAQFDRIIPFPLTNAQKRVIQEIHQDLQKTKPMNRLVQGDVGSGKTIVAVYAILLAIETGWQTALMAPTEVLVEQHYRKIVPWFSQLALPVELLTSSTKASKRKEILRQLSTGELPLVIGTHALIQEDVEFQRLGLVIIDEQHRFGTDQRLKLVKKGESPHVMIMTATPIPRTLYLTNSEIDVSIIDELPPGRKPIQTVLIRPSQRRYAYDLIKREVVQGRQCYVVLPLVAESEKLEDVKAAVQEWERLQEQIFPNFRVGLLHGQMTAAEKDKAITDFRDHKTDILVATTVVEVGVDVPNASVMLIEHSDRFGLAQLHQLRGRVGRGADQAYCLLCTDTNSEVALARLQVLVQSQDGFYIAERDYEMRGKGKDEGKEQSGHSGFTIDDRIKDSTLRQQIYVRSREAAQLVLQTDPTLASFPALKQAFAYHYDRLQGGAIFT
- a CDS encoding NAD(P)H-quinone oxidoreductase subunit O, coding for MAIKKGTKVRAVREKLAGSLEEQANDPRFPSYIFETDGEIIELRGDYVQILFGQVPTPPIWLRKDQVQEVT
- a CDS encoding aminotransferase class I/II-fold pyridoxal phosphate-dependent enzyme, giving the protein MPSINIAVAKRAQLTQESQIREASRYCDQFGAINLAQGLPDFPAPEMLKQAAVQAILADHNQYCDPWGLADLRQAIAQKMLREQHIGVDPDREVTVCCGATEGLNLALLSLIDPGDRVLLFEPFYENYLPNLITCGGIPEFVLLQPPHWQIDETILQQVFSKGIKAVILNTPANPTGKVWRYEELELLARYCLAYDVYVITDEIYEYIIYDGKHISMITVPGMRERTILVGGFSKTFCVTGWRLGYTIACPALTAAMRKLHDFLTICAPSPLQVAALTAMQFGSDYFVHLGKEYQHKRDLLFPALTEVGLRPFLPQGAYYIWADATAIAPDGEKAARYLAEYARIAAVPGKCFSNPDRSVVPYIRFCFAKKDSTLVTAVQNLLQLKNK